One genomic window of Polyangium aurulentum includes the following:
- a CDS encoding tellurite resistance TerB family protein — protein sequence MAEIKRAQRISEVAGVKAALEQAEAYKQMLEREAAAKAEQEAQHAAEEQAIGTQIGALVEAAYIVASADGNYTSTESQRLVGRVGALTEDKFSDAQLEAMANDAAGRVSAEGLQARAQSIASTLSDPELRRATLLVASAVAWLDGGVGQKEGLALQALARAFGFSIDELHKIMSQAHG from the coding sequence ATGGCGGAAATCAAGCGAGCGCAGAGAATCTCCGAAGTGGCAGGCGTCAAGGCTGCCCTCGAGCAGGCCGAGGCCTACAAGCAGATGCTCGAGCGCGAAGCCGCCGCCAAGGCGGAGCAGGAAGCCCAGCACGCCGCCGAGGAGCAGGCCATCGGGACGCAGATCGGCGCCCTCGTCGAGGCCGCCTACATCGTCGCCTCCGCGGACGGCAACTACACGTCCACCGAGTCGCAGCGCCTCGTCGGCCGCGTCGGTGCTCTCACCGAGGACAAGTTCTCCGACGCCCAGCTCGAGGCCATGGCGAACGACGCCGCAGGCCGCGTCTCGGCCGAGGGCCTCCAGGCGCGCGCGCAGTCGATCGCCTCCACGCTCTCCGACCCCGAGCTGCGCCGCGCCACCCTGCTCGTCGCCTCCGCCGTGGCGTGGCTCGACGGCGGCGTCGGCCAGAAGGAAGGCCTCGCCCTCCAGGCCCTCGCCCGCGCCTTCGGCTTCTCCATCGACGAGCTGCACAAGATCATGAGCCAGGCCCACGGCTAG
- a CDS encoding cobalamin B12-binding domain-containing protein has product MAPPSHPVDLDDLRARFLRAQLAGDRREALRIVTEEGVRRGAPAIDVALSVIQEAQREIGQLWQDNRISVADEHLATAVAQVALAHLYQLATPLPPNGKTILVACVEGELHDFPARLAADALELAGFSVRFLGADVPTEGLSRMIAKDRPDLVALSATMSFNLPSLIDAVRKLRASLGDKLPILIGGRACQGLDGLAEELGAEGAGGDAWELIATARRLLLQEAR; this is encoded by the coding sequence ATGGCTCCGCCCTCCCACCCTGTGGACCTCGACGACCTGCGCGCGCGCTTCCTGCGCGCTCAGCTCGCGGGGGACCGCCGTGAGGCGCTGCGCATCGTCACCGAAGAAGGCGTGCGCCGAGGCGCGCCCGCGATCGACGTCGCTCTCTCCGTCATCCAGGAGGCGCAGCGCGAGATCGGCCAGCTCTGGCAGGACAACCGCATCAGCGTCGCGGACGAGCACCTCGCCACCGCCGTCGCCCAGGTCGCCCTCGCCCACCTCTACCAGCTCGCCACGCCCCTGCCGCCCAACGGCAAGACGATCCTCGTCGCCTGCGTCGAGGGCGAATTGCACGACTTTCCCGCGCGCCTCGCGGCCGACGCCCTCGAGCTCGCAGGCTTCTCCGTCCGCTTCCTCGGCGCCGACGTGCCGACCGAGGGGCTCTCGCGCATGATCGCGAAAGATCGCCCGGACCTCGTCGCCCTGTCCGCGACCATGAGCTTCAACCTGCCGTCGCTGATCGACGCCGTCCGCAAGCTCCGCGCCTCGCTGGGCGACAAGCTGCCGATCCTCATCGGCGGACGGGCGTGTCAGGGGCTCGATGGGCTCGCCGAAGAGCTGGGCGCCGAGGGCGCCGGCGGCGACGCGTGGGAGCTCATCGCGACCGCGCGCCGATTGCTGTTACAGGAGGCACGTTGA
- a CDS encoding response regulator translates to MSVDSWSLWQEESREIALVCDAQGVITWADGRAERHVCARPGVSLSTLAVQGTEEKAMRLLQRGLEDAVRNWELSLVCKGRPTTVSFCARPDGEGRVLLLGHIMPDGIGSVVEQLNGTLNEIVTLNREIMRQSRQLEQQRDELSRTNRELDESNRGVVTLHGEIEEKSENLRRANEIKGRVLAHASHELRTPLHSILGLSQLLLDGADGPLNEEQEKQIRFIRTSAEELSQIVNDVLELSSAEAGKVALRAERFTVADFFSAMRGMLRPLVPAGGPVELVFELPEGDFELDTDQGKVAQVLRNLISNALKFTEKGRILCTGIRRGDDVTFTVADTGIGIAPEHFDKIFEEFGQVENHLQRKFKGTGLGLALSRRLAEMLGGSLGVDSEVGQGSTFTLTIPAQHPEVREIAALASRPLDPTRSPVLIVEDDRKTMFVYEKYLSLAGFQVVPARTTDEARKLLGAVRPAAIVLDIMLEGESSWDFLAEVKQGAQTREIPVLVVTVTNKEQRARALGADEFWLKPVDQEALLRKLKGIARPGATTKVLVIDDDERARYLMRKLLSKTPYQLLEARGGPEGVDIAQRLRPDVIFLDFQLRDAVAFDVLDDLKADPRTRAIPVVIVTSAILDASERERLAAETEAILSKESLSRELAIHRIRDALQKAGLGAASSTE, encoded by the coding sequence GTGAGCGTCGATTCGTGGTCGCTCTGGCAAGAGGAGAGCCGCGAGATCGCGCTCGTCTGTGACGCTCAGGGCGTCATCACCTGGGCCGACGGGCGCGCCGAGCGACACGTCTGCGCTCGCCCGGGCGTGTCGTTGAGCACGCTGGCCGTGCAGGGCACCGAGGAGAAGGCGATGCGGCTCCTCCAGCGCGGGCTCGAGGACGCCGTGCGCAACTGGGAGCTGTCCCTCGTCTGCAAGGGCCGCCCGACCACGGTTTCCTTCTGCGCGCGCCCCGACGGCGAGGGCCGGGTCCTGCTCCTCGGCCACATCATGCCCGACGGCATCGGGTCGGTGGTCGAGCAGCTCAACGGCACGCTCAACGAGATCGTCACCCTGAACCGCGAGATCATGCGCCAGTCGCGCCAGCTCGAGCAGCAGCGCGACGAGCTGTCCCGCACCAACCGCGAGCTCGACGAGTCGAACCGCGGCGTCGTCACCTTGCACGGCGAGATCGAGGAGAAGAGCGAGAACCTGCGCCGCGCCAACGAGATCAAGGGCCGCGTCCTCGCCCACGCGAGCCACGAGCTGCGCACGCCCCTGCACTCGATCCTGGGCCTCTCGCAGCTCTTGCTCGACGGCGCCGACGGCCCGCTCAACGAGGAGCAGGAGAAGCAGATCCGGTTCATCCGCACCTCGGCCGAGGAGCTGTCGCAGATCGTCAACGACGTGCTCGAGCTGTCCTCCGCCGAGGCCGGCAAGGTCGCGCTGCGCGCCGAGCGCTTCACGGTCGCCGACTTCTTCTCCGCCATGCGCGGCATGCTCCGCCCGCTCGTGCCCGCGGGCGGCCCGGTCGAGCTCGTCTTCGAGCTGCCGGAGGGCGATTTCGAGCTCGACACCGATCAGGGCAAGGTCGCCCAGGTCCTGCGCAACCTCATCTCGAACGCGCTCAAGTTCACCGAGAAAGGGCGCATCCTCTGCACCGGCATCCGCCGGGGCGACGACGTCACGTTCACGGTGGCAGACACGGGCATCGGCATCGCCCCCGAGCACTTCGACAAGATCTTCGAGGAGTTCGGGCAGGTCGAGAACCACCTGCAGCGCAAGTTCAAGGGCACCGGGCTCGGGCTGGCGCTGTCGCGGCGCCTGGCCGAGATGCTCGGCGGATCGCTCGGCGTCGACAGCGAGGTCGGCCAGGGCTCGACCTTCACGCTCACGATCCCGGCCCAGCACCCCGAGGTCCGCGAGATCGCGGCGCTCGCGTCCCGGCCGCTCGACCCCACGCGCTCGCCCGTGCTCATCGTCGAGGACGACCGCAAGACGATGTTCGTCTACGAGAAGTACCTGTCGCTCGCGGGCTTCCAGGTCGTGCCCGCGCGGACGACCGACGAGGCGCGCAAGCTGCTCGGCGCGGTTCGACCGGCCGCGATCGTGCTCGACATCATGCTCGAGGGCGAGAGCTCCTGGGACTTCCTCGCCGAGGTCAAACAGGGCGCCCAGACGCGCGAAATCCCCGTGCTCGTCGTGACCGTCACCAACAAGGAGCAGCGCGCGCGCGCCCTCGGCGCCGACGAGTTCTGGCTCAAGCCGGTGGACCAGGAGGCCCTGCTGCGCAAGCTGAAGGGCATCGCTCGCCCGGGCGCCACGACCAAGGTGCTCGTGATCGACGACGACGAGCGGGCCCGTTACCTGATGCGCAAGCTGCTCTCGAAGACGCCTTACCAGCTCCTCGAGGCCAGGGGCGGGCCCGAGGGCGTCGACATCGCGCAGAGGCTCCGTCCCGACGTGATCTTCCTCGACTTCCAGCTCCGTGACGCCGTCGCGTTCGACGTTCTCGACGATTTGAAGGCGGATCCGCGCACCCGAGCCATCCCCGTCGTCATCGTGACCTCTGCCATCCTCGACGCCTCCGAGCGCGAGCGACTGGCCGCCGAGACCGAGGCCATCCTCTCGAAGGAGAGCCTCTCTCGCGAGCTCGCCATCCACCGCATCCGCGACGCCCTCCAGAAAGCAGGCCTGGGCGCCGCTTCGAGCACGGAGTGA
- a CDS encoding response regulator, producing the protein MERQNQKTPSSSVKVLNVNDNEVARYLTTAMLRRGGWEVVEASNGMMALEIVNSAPVDVVVLDVKLPDLDGFEVCRRIKSNPRTAGVKVLHTSATFVSMDKKVQGLDMGADGYLTQPFEAAELVATVRALHRLNQADRELRARAERLAEADRRKDEFLAMLAHELRNPLAAITASLPLIEQRDTANHAERRAREVLRRQTAHLARLVDDLLDVSRVTQGKIDLRLEPVDLKALLTRVVLTTRERGASPRAQTLTLTLPDGPVQVRGDVTRLEQVFTNLLDNASKYTDVGGHIRVIVDMSSGGASSIARVRVRDDGIGIAPDALPMIFGLFAQASVSLARSRGGLGIGLTLVRTLVELHGGEVEARSEGIGHGSEFEVRLPLLALQPSEERSADHRAADLNRRRIFIVEDNSDAQQALMDLCEMWGHEVAAASDGLTGVARVLEQRPDVTLVDIGLPGIDGFEVARRLRADARGRDLWLVALTGYGSPEQRASALSAGFDIHLVKPVEVDKLQRLLDEGPPPFRSNRLV; encoded by the coding sequence ATGGAACGGCAAAACCAGAAGACGCCCTCCTCGAGCGTCAAGGTCCTCAACGTCAACGACAACGAGGTCGCTCGTTACCTGACCACGGCCATGCTCCGGCGCGGCGGCTGGGAGGTCGTCGAGGCCTCGAACGGCATGATGGCGCTCGAGATCGTCAACAGCGCCCCGGTCGACGTGGTGGTGCTCGACGTGAAGCTGCCCGACCTCGACGGCTTCGAGGTCTGCCGGCGCATCAAGTCGAACCCGCGCACCGCAGGCGTCAAGGTGCTGCACACCTCGGCCACCTTCGTGTCGATGGACAAGAAGGTGCAGGGCCTCGACATGGGCGCCGACGGATACCTCACGCAGCCCTTCGAGGCGGCCGAGCTCGTGGCCACCGTGCGCGCGCTGCACCGCCTGAACCAGGCCGATCGCGAGCTGCGCGCGCGCGCCGAGCGCCTCGCCGAGGCAGACCGCCGCAAGGACGAGTTCCTCGCGATGCTCGCCCACGAGCTGCGAAACCCGCTCGCCGCCATCACGGCCTCGCTGCCGCTGATCGAGCAGCGCGACACCGCCAACCACGCCGAGCGCCGCGCGCGCGAGGTCCTGCGCCGCCAGACCGCCCACCTCGCGCGCCTCGTCGACGATCTGCTCGACGTCTCGCGCGTGACCCAGGGCAAGATCGACCTGCGCCTCGAGCCGGTGGATCTGAAGGCCCTGCTCACGCGCGTCGTGCTCACCACGCGCGAGCGCGGCGCCTCCCCCCGCGCCCAGACGCTCACGCTCACGCTCCCCGACGGGCCCGTGCAGGTGCGCGGCGACGTCACGCGGCTCGAGCAGGTCTTCACCAACCTGCTCGACAACGCGAGCAAGTACACCGACGTCGGCGGCCATATCCGGGTGATCGTCGACATGTCCTCGGGCGGCGCCAGCTCGATCGCGCGCGTGCGCGTGCGCGACGACGGCATCGGGATCGCGCCCGACGCGCTGCCTATGATCTTCGGGCTCTTCGCGCAGGCGAGCGTGTCGCTCGCGCGCTCGCGCGGCGGCCTCGGCATCGGCCTGACGCTCGTGCGCACGCTGGTCGAGCTGCACGGCGGCGAGGTGGAAGCGCGCAGCGAGGGCATCGGCCACGGCTCCGAGTTCGAGGTGCGCCTGCCCCTGCTCGCGCTCCAGCCGAGCGAAGAGCGCTCCGCGGACCACAGGGCAGCAGACCTGAACCGGCGCCGCATCTTCATCGTGGAGGACAACTCGGACGCGCAGCAGGCGTTGATGGACCTTTGCGAGATGTGGGGCCACGAGGTGGCCGCCGCCTCCGACGGGCTCACGGGCGTGGCGCGCGTGCTCGAGCAGCGCCCCGACGTGACGCTCGTCGACATCGGCCTGCCCGGCATCGACGGCTTCGAGGTGGCCCGCAGGCTCCGCGCCGACGCGCGCGGCAGGGATCTCTGGCTCGTGGCGCTGACCGGCTACGGCTCGCCCGAGCAACGCGCGAGCGCCCTGTCGGCCGGGTTCGACATCCACCTGGTCAAACCCGTCGAGGTCGACAAGCTGCAGCGGCTCCTCGACGAGGGGCCGCCGCCCTTCCGCTCGAATCGACTGGTCTAG
- a CDS encoding glycoside hydrolase family 18 protein, translated as MRHLALTSLLPLSLALGLLACSSTPDDKGTGGSGATGGSGDMASSSGSGGTGGMGGTGGTGGSGGTGGTGGMGGSGGTGGSSAAPNRIVGYYASWDVYERQYYVKDIEASGSASKLTHINFAFANVENGVATIGDPTADVTAHYTGDKSVDGMSDSVDPGALRGSFGQLLKLKALHPELKILISIGGASWSGNFPAVAATPASRQKFAAAAIDVFIRGNFGLSKAWPGLFDGLDIDWEFVKEADTQNFSLLLADLRAALEAEGQKDGKKYLLTIAAPAGPEHIAHLDLATVHPAVDWINVMTYDYHGGWELSANFHAPLFGAKGDPSAAQKFYTDNSVQLYLKGGVPSSKLVLGVPFYGRGWSGVEAGAAGDGLFQAASGPAPAKYSPGIEDYEILKNLEPSFQKHTHPDAKVPYIYNPQTKIWWSYDDPASMATKMQYVKTNGLGGAMFWELSGDDPSGSLISAVAGALAN; from the coding sequence ATGCGTCACCTCGCCCTCACCAGCCTTCTCCCACTCTCCCTCGCCCTTGGCCTCCTCGCCTGCAGCAGCACCCCTGACGACAAAGGCACCGGAGGCTCCGGCGCAACCGGCGGCTCCGGCGACATGGCCTCCAGCAGCGGCTCCGGCGGCACTGGCGGAATGGGCGGCACCGGCGGCACCGGCGGCTCCGGCGGCACAGGGGGCACCGGCGGAATGGGCGGCTCCGGCGGCACGGGCGGCAGCTCCGCCGCCCCCAACCGCATCGTCGGTTATTACGCCTCCTGGGACGTCTACGAGCGCCAGTATTACGTCAAGGACATCGAGGCGAGCGGCTCCGCCTCCAAGCTCACGCACATCAACTTCGCTTTTGCCAACGTGGAGAACGGCGTCGCCACCATCGGGGATCCCACCGCCGACGTCACGGCCCACTACACGGGCGACAAGAGCGTCGACGGCATGAGCGACTCCGTCGATCCCGGCGCCCTGCGCGGCAGCTTCGGGCAGCTCCTCAAGCTCAAGGCGCTGCACCCCGAGCTCAAGATTCTCATCTCCATTGGCGGCGCGAGCTGGTCTGGCAATTTCCCCGCTGTCGCCGCCACGCCCGCCTCGCGCCAGAAGTTCGCCGCTGCTGCCATCGACGTCTTCATCCGCGGCAACTTCGGCCTCTCCAAGGCCTGGCCCGGCCTCTTCGATGGCCTCGATATCGACTGGGAGTTCGTCAAGGAAGCCGATACGCAGAATTTCTCCCTCCTGCTCGCCGATCTCCGCGCCGCGCTCGAGGCCGAGGGACAGAAGGACGGTAAGAAGTATCTGCTCACCATCGCCGCGCCGGCGGGCCCCGAGCACATTGCCCACCTCGATCTCGCCACCGTGCATCCCGCCGTCGACTGGATCAACGTGATGACCTACGATTACCACGGCGGTTGGGAGCTTTCGGCGAACTTCCACGCGCCCCTCTTCGGGGCCAAGGGCGATCCCAGCGCCGCGCAGAAGTTTTACACGGACAACTCGGTCCAGCTTTACCTGAAGGGCGGGGTCCCCTCCAGCAAGCTCGTGCTCGGCGTCCCCTTCTATGGGCGCGGCTGGTCGGGCGTCGAGGCCGGCGCTGCGGGCGATGGGCTCTTCCAGGCCGCGAGCGGCCCTGCGCCCGCGAAGTACAGCCCCGGCATCGAGGATTACGAGATCCTCAAGAACCTCGAGCCGAGCTTCCAGAAGCACACGCACCCCGACGCGAAGGTGCCCTACATCTACAATCCCCAGACCAAGATCTGGTGGAGCTACGACGACCCCGCGTCGATGGCGACCAAAATGCAATACGTCAAGACGAACGGGCTCGGGGGGGCGATGTTCTGGGAGCTCAGCGGGGATGACCCGTCGGGGTCGCTGATCTCGGCGGTCGCGGGTGCGCTCGCCAATTGA
- a CDS encoding VOC family protein, translated as MSVHHIALATRDLAATHRFYTEVMGFRLVKVICAAWPGSEAGGWAKHVFYSTSDDPNTGLIAFWEVNEPSLEGNFRSDLSTGLGLPQWVNHLAFTVPTEEALAAKRARWVEHGLPVTDMDHDFCRSIYTTDPNGTMVEFCVTMRSFTAEEVQEAERLVFEKAPAEIAPEPVGLPQ; from the coding sequence ATGAGCGTGCATCATATCGCACTGGCCACGCGGGATCTTGCGGCCACGCATCGCTTCTACACCGAGGTCATGGGCTTTCGGCTGGTCAAAGTAATCTGCGCTGCCTGGCCCGGCAGTGAGGCAGGCGGGTGGGCGAAACATGTGTTTTACTCGACAAGCGACGACCCCAATACCGGGTTGATCGCGTTCTGGGAGGTGAACGAGCCCTCGCTCGAGGGGAATTTCCGGAGCGATCTATCGACCGGGCTCGGGTTGCCGCAGTGGGTCAATCACCTGGCGTTCACGGTGCCGACCGAGGAGGCGCTCGCCGCGAAGCGCGCGCGCTGGGTGGAGCACGGCCTCCCCGTGACCGACATGGACCACGATTTCTGCCGCTCGATCTACACGACGGATCCCAACGGGACCATGGTCGAATTCTGCGTGACGATGCGGTCCTTCACGGCCGAGGAGGTGCAGGAAGCCGAGCGGCTGGTATTCGAGAAGGCGCCCGCGGAGATCGCGCCGGAGCCCGTGGGGCTCCCGCAATGA
- a CDS encoding FAD-dependent oxidoreductase, giving the protein MNAGARTSSHDVAVIGAGPVGCVTAMAFAKKGARVLLLEANPRAGERLAGEWLHPPAVQILRDLGVELRGPRTHDTGAGFAVFPDNGTEPLVLPYSAGQVGHAMEHGKLVEALREHASAQSLIEYEANARATKITEQSLTFQRRHGAERTVKADLVVGASGRSSVAHAALSIDRSAATYSRMAGVLLRDATLPFEGSGHVFLGGPGPVLAYRLDHRTIRLCLDVPLSMRVQRSKEATLWDAFAPVLPEMLREPFRRALLTGEIGWATNQIRPRVDYGREGLALVGDAVGHHHPMTALGMTLGFQDALALADAKSFGAYRRTRTLTSRVPEMLAVALYEVFADVSDETAAIRHAVYELWRTQPIERQRTMRLLSCQEKNPLRFGQSFLKALVVASRSLVRQGIETGEVRHVLEVTGEIGVRLRWLLGATLYLGPAEPTKDFPRSAEDRYGAALKAASARAEVLEHPAAEKAERRSRPMRSPRAALSRGVEALVREQAKDGSWEGEVIWCPMLAAQYVIAMHVMGEPIDPVRRERLLLHFARTRLANGTWGMHELSQPYLFVTTLVYVASRMLGLSADDPMLAAGLAFIRKEGGATSIPSWGKLWLALAGLYGWDGVPPVVPEAWLLPRELPLHPSRYYCHTRYIYLGMALLVAERRSAPVTDLVRALRSELYPKGFEAIDFRAARSALREEDLRTPPSLPLRIGYRVLDLVDRARRDKKARAGLLSELREEVRFDMRISNHTGLSPVNGLLGILALWMNDPQDPDARLAIERFDGWIWEDDTDGARVTGARSMSWDTAFAVQALCAAAPHVEVKDSLRRADVFLEEQQIREAPAGVETHDRLDPRGGYCFAGVWHGWPVSDCTAEALLARLESPEADTPREDAVAAVRFILRTQNADGSFGSYEAKRTRIPLEWLNPAEMFGDSMTEGSYVECTASCIAALAAFRKHDPELMRDEVDASIARAKHRLATLQRPEGSWPGVWGVCFVYGTMFGVRGLLAAGVPVQDHAIRKACAWLKARQRSDGGWGEHFASCLEDQYIENDKSSVIQTAWALSTLLEAQDPDWDAIERAARFLALAQRDDGTWPQEEPAGVFFRTALLHYTLYGSYFPVWALGQYETRRASRASFMTAQPNRDSVSV; this is encoded by the coding sequence ATGAACGCTGGTGCGAGGACGAGCTCTCATGACGTGGCGGTGATCGGCGCCGGGCCGGTCGGTTGCGTGACGGCCATGGCCTTCGCCAAGAAGGGCGCGCGCGTGCTCCTGCTCGAGGCCAATCCGCGCGCGGGCGAGCGGCTCGCGGGCGAGTGGCTGCACCCGCCGGCGGTTCAGATCCTGCGCGACCTCGGCGTCGAGCTGCGCGGCCCGCGGACGCACGACACCGGCGCGGGCTTCGCGGTCTTCCCCGACAACGGCACCGAGCCGCTCGTCCTGCCCTACAGCGCGGGCCAGGTCGGGCACGCGATGGAGCACGGCAAGCTCGTCGAGGCGCTGCGCGAGCACGCCTCCGCCCAGAGCCTCATCGAGTACGAGGCGAACGCGCGGGCCACGAAGATCACCGAGCAGAGCCTGACGTTCCAGCGGCGCCACGGCGCCGAGCGGACCGTGAAGGCCGACCTCGTGGTCGGCGCGAGCGGGCGCTCGTCGGTGGCACACGCGGCCCTGTCGATCGACCGGAGCGCGGCGACGTACTCGCGCATGGCGGGCGTGCTCCTGCGCGACGCGACCCTGCCGTTCGAGGGAAGCGGGCACGTCTTCCTCGGCGGCCCCGGGCCCGTCCTCGCCTATCGCCTCGATCACCGCACGATCCGGCTCTGCCTCGACGTGCCGCTCTCGATGCGCGTGCAGCGCAGCAAGGAGGCGACGCTCTGGGACGCCTTCGCGCCCGTCCTGCCCGAGATGCTGCGCGAGCCCTTCCGCCGCGCGCTGCTCACGGGCGAGATCGGTTGGGCCACCAATCAAATCAGGCCGCGCGTCGACTACGGTCGCGAGGGGCTCGCGCTCGTGGGTGACGCCGTCGGGCATCACCACCCGATGACGGCGCTCGGCATGACGCTCGGCTTCCAGGACGCGCTGGCGCTCGCCGACGCGAAGAGCTTCGGCGCTTACCGGCGCACGCGCACGCTCACGAGCCGCGTCCCCGAGATGCTGGCCGTCGCGCTCTACGAGGTCTTCGCCGACGTCTCCGACGAGACGGCCGCCATCCGCCACGCGGTCTACGAGCTGTGGCGCACGCAGCCGATCGAGCGGCAGCGGACGATGCGGCTCCTGTCCTGCCAGGAGAAGAACCCGCTGCGGTTCGGGCAGTCGTTCTTGAAGGCGCTCGTGGTCGCGTCGCGCAGCCTCGTGCGTCAGGGCATCGAGACGGGCGAGGTGCGGCACGTGCTCGAGGTGACCGGCGAGATCGGGGTGCGGCTGCGCTGGCTGCTCGGCGCGACGCTCTATCTCGGGCCCGCCGAGCCCACCAAGGACTTCCCCCGCTCCGCGGAAGATCGCTACGGCGCGGCGCTCAAGGCCGCGTCCGCGCGCGCCGAGGTGCTCGAGCATCCGGCGGCGGAGAAGGCCGAGCGCCGGAGCCGCCCCATGCGCTCGCCGCGCGCGGCGCTCTCGCGTGGCGTGGAGGCCCTCGTTCGCGAGCAGGCCAAGGACGGCTCGTGGGAGGGCGAGGTCATCTGGTGCCCGATGCTCGCCGCGCAGTACGTGATCGCGATGCACGTGATGGGCGAGCCCATCGATCCGGTGCGGCGCGAGCGGCTGCTCCTGCACTTCGCGCGCACGCGCCTCGCGAACGGCACGTGGGGCATGCACGAGCTGTCGCAGCCCTACCTGTTCGTCACGACGCTCGTGTACGTCGCGTCGCGCATGCTCGGGCTTTCGGCGGACGATCCGATGCTCGCGGCGGGGCTCGCGTTCATCCGCAAGGAGGGCGGGGCGACGTCGATCCCGAGCTGGGGCAAGCTGTGGCTCGCGCTCGCGGGTCTGTACGGCTGGGATGGCGTGCCGCCCGTGGTGCCCGAGGCGTGGCTGCTGCCGCGCGAGCTGCCGCTGCACCCGTCGCGCTACTACTGCCACACGCGCTACATCTACCTCGGCATGGCGCTGCTCGTCGCCGAGCGCAGGAGCGCGCCCGTCACGGACCTCGTGCGCGCGCTCAGGAGCGAGCTGTACCCGAAGGGCTTCGAGGCGATCGACTTCCGCGCGGCGCGCAGCGCGCTGCGGGAGGAGGACCTGCGCACGCCGCCGAGCTTGCCGTTGCGGATCGGCTACCGCGTGCTCGACCTCGTCGATCGCGCGCGGCGCGACAAGAAGGCGCGGGCGGGGCTCCTGTCGGAGCTGCGTGAAGAGGTGCGCTTCGACATGCGCATCTCGAACCACACGGGTCTGTCGCCCGTGAACGGCCTGCTCGGCATCCTCGCGCTGTGGATGAACGACCCCCAGGACCCCGACGCGCGGCTCGCGATCGAGCGGTTCGACGGGTGGATCTGGGAGGACGACACCGACGGCGCGCGCGTCACGGGCGCGCGCAGCATGTCGTGGGACACCGCGTTCGCCGTGCAGGCGCTCTGCGCGGCCGCGCCGCACGTCGAGGTGAAGGACAGCCTTCGTCGCGCCGACGTCTTCCTCGAGGAGCAGCAGATCCGCGAGGCTCCGGCCGGCGTCGAGACGCACGACCGGCTCGATCCGCGCGGAGGCTACTGCTTCGCGGGGGTCTGGCACGGCTGGCCCGTCAGCGATTGCACGGCCGAGGCGCTGCTCGCGCGCCTCGAGTCGCCCGAGGCCGACACGCCGCGCGAGGACGCCGTCGCCGCGGTGCGCTTCATCCTGCGCACGCAGAACGCCGACGGCTCGTTCGGAAGCTATGAGGCCAAACGAACGCGCATCCCCCTCGAGTGGTTGAACCCGGCCGAGATGTTCGGCGACTCGATGACCGAGGGCTCGTACGTCGAGTGCACGGCCTCGTGCATCGCGGCGCTCGCGGCCTTCCGCAAGCACGACCCGGAGCTGATGCGCGACGAGGTGGACGCGTCGATCGCGCGCGCGAAGCATCGGCTCGCGACCCTGCAGCGGCCCGAGGGATCGTGGCCCGGCGTGTGGGGCGTGTGCTTCGTCTACGGGACGATGTTCGGCGTGCGCGGGCTGCTCGCGGCGGGCGTGCCCGTGCAGGATCACGCGATCCGCAAGGCGTGCGCGTGGCTGAAGGCGCGCCAGCGCTCGGACGGCGGCTGGGGCGAGCACTTCGCGAGCTGCCTCGAGGATCAGTACATCGAGAACGACAAGAGCAGCGTCATCCAGACGGCGTGGGCGCTCTCCACGCTGCTCGAGGCGCAGGACCCGGACTGGGACGCGATCGAGCGCGCGGCGCGCTTCCTCGCGCTCGCGCAGCGCGACGACGGCACCTGGCCGCAGGAGGAGCCCGCGGGCGTCTTCTTCCGGACGGCGCTCTTGCACTACACGCTCTACGGCAGCTACTTCCCGGTGTGGGCGCTCGGGCAGTACGAGACGCGCCGCGCGTCGCGGGCGTCGTTCATGACCGCGCAGCCGAACCGAGACAGCGTCAGCGTCTGA